The sequence CAATTGTATAGTCGGGGCAACATTATCAAAGCTTATCTTGAACGATTTCTCCGACCCATTGCCCGCTCTGTCGACACATTTTATCGAAATTATATTCATAAAGGGAACCAGATCAACATTACAGCTGAATTCGGTCTTGCCCTCGGCTGCTTTGACACCGTTTACAAAGACAGAACACGGCTCTGAAATAACACCTGATATGTTGAACGGCGAATTCCTCGTAACTTCCTCTATTTTAGATGTTATCCCGAGTTCTGGAGGTTCATTGTCAAGTACCACTTCCAGGGCGGCTTCTTCGCCTTTTATACCGCCCGGCCCCTCGGAAAAAATTATTATACTATTAACACCCTGTTTAGTCAACATTATTGAAGAAAAGACGAAATCACCGTTCGGGGCGGCAAGAGTATCTTTCCGGGCTCCGTTGTTGACTACAGCATTCACCTTACCGCCGGGAGCGGCCTTGCCCGTGATAACGATGCTGTTCCTGGTCACCAGTTCGCCTGAACGGGGCGAGGTCACGGTTACGGCCTGTCCGCCGCCCTCCCCGGCTTCGTCGCTCCGGCTGCCGGATTCAGCCCCTCCCGCATCCCTGTTTTTAACGGGCTCCGCCACATTGCCTGAGGAATCTACGGCGACTTCCATGTTTTTTTCAACCAGGGTCTCCTGATTTTTCTGGACCAGGGACCTTACCATAACGGATCCCTCATGGCAGGAGAAAAGGGATTCCC comes from Candidatus Margulisiibacteriota bacterium and encodes:
- a CDS encoding FecR domain-containing protein, which translates into the protein SFEGKVEYQKKMSSRWLPCAIGTVLGQDDNLRTKLNSKAEIGIDDNTTIIVEENTIININELYKSDEQGDQSSLKLLLGKVRAKVKRVLKKTEKFEVKTPTSVAGVRGTDFSVLYNMMGESLFSCHEGSVMVRSLVQKNQETLVEKNMEVAVDSSGNVAEPVKNRDAGGAESGSRSDEAGEGGGQAVTVTSPRSGELVTRNSIVITGKAAPGGKVNAVVNNGARKDTLAAPNGDFVFSSIMLTKQGVNSIIIFSEGPGGIKGEEAALEVVLDNEPPELGITSKIEEVTRNSPFNISGVISEPCSVFVNGVKAAEGKTEFSCNVDLVPFMNIISIKCVDRAGNGSEKSFKISFDNVAPTIQLTSPKQDEVIYEPRVYVSGKTEAGAEVTINKILPLENIDGIFGGFVSLNMSGKNTLTVIARDKAGNVSEPLYISVFVDVPPLPPGK